The following is a genomic window from Ictalurus furcatus strain D&B chromosome 14, Billie_1.0, whole genome shotgun sequence.
aaatgataataataataataataataatattaaagggTGCAcactggcttagtggttagcacgttcacctcacaactccagggtcgggggttcggttcccacctctgccctgtgtgtgtggagtttgcatgttctccccgtgctgcgggggtttcctccgggtactctggtttcctccccagtccaaagacatgcatggtaggctgattggcgtgtccaaagtgtccgtagtgtatgaatgggtgtgtgagtgtgtatgtgattgtgccctgcgatggattggcaccctgtccagggtgtaccccgccttgtacccgatgctccctgggataggctccaggttccccgcgacccagtaggataagcggtatagaagatggatggatggataataataaataaataaataatgtaatgatCTCTCTGTAGTCGGGACTATGCTGTGAACAGGGAGGAGGCTCGATTAGCTCGGGAAGAAAGGTGAGTGTGCCCCTATTTCGGGTGtcagaatttaaacaaataaaaactgtggACTTCATCAATACCCTCTGATTTCCTTCTTTCATCCTCTCTATTTTTCTGACACTCAGATTTAAAACTGCAGAAAGGTTAGCAGCAGAGGAATATGAGCGAGAACGAGCACCGCATGGCTTCTCAGGCATCTGTCAATCATCTCAGGATGACACACCCACTTTTGCCATGTCACAGGAGGTTCTGGATGTGTCCACTATATCACACCTGCCAGGTAATTGTTTACtgatggctgtggatgttcttccttggatagcCTAAAGACTACACTTGCCAAAAACAGTTTACGGTGAAGTCTCAAACACTGAACAGTCAATAACTTCATTTGTTACAATAGACAAAAagttaaatgtgtgttaaagTTCCTCTAAACACACTTAGCACTACTTGagtcccttctgagtctggttcctctcaaggtttcatcctcatattatctcagggagtttttcctcaccaccgtcacctctgggtTGCTCATAAggtataaattttaaaaataaaattcatatccagacttctgtaaagctgctttgtggcagTGTCCATTCTTAAAAGTGTTATAAAATTAATAACTGCATTGAATGTAATTGAATATATCATCATCAAATATCAAACAGTCCACTTGTGAAGGCACAATTACATCAAACAGTTATCGCCAAACACTTGCTTGTTCTCTTCGCTTTCCCACAGATGACGAGTTAGAATCAGACTTGCTCTCCCACTCAGAACCTGAGCAAAAGGAacatgaagaggaagaagaggagatcAGTGCCGAACAGGTCatggaagaagcagaagaagaaggggaGGAACCTGTAGAGGAAGGGGAGGAGCCTGAAACAGAAGTGGAAGAGCCAGATAACAATACTCAGGATACAGAAGTGGAAGATAGTGGAATCTTGAGCGATAAAGAACGACAGGATGAAGAAGTGAATGAAAAAGATAACTGCTCGGCATCTAGTATATCATCCAGTAGCActctggagagagagacaggtaaaGCAGGAAATACATGTGGTATTCAGATAAAACAGGTAAAGGGAGAGAAACAGGtgagagaggaaagacagatGGGGAGGTTTTTAGGAGTAAGAggtaaacagagagagagagggacaactGAGGGAGGAAAGACAGGTGATGGAAGAGAGACCTGTATAATTAAATAACAGAAGATGTacttgtgtttaaataaaactgatcAAATTTGTTAATAATGTATGTTGTAAGCAAACtaattacttaattattattattattattattattattattattattattattattattgtaacttcttcttcttctttttcttctttttcttctgcttcttcttattattattatttcaggtcTGAGCAGTGAGCAATGTAGAGACATCTTAAATAGCAAACTCTTCATGCTGGACATGCTGTACTCGCAGAGCATGAAACCCagtgaggaagaagaggaagaggaggcagAGAATGAAAAGGAAGCTGGTACACAAGAAAATGAAAGTGTGGAGTCACTGGTAGTGGGCGGGTCTAATATGAGTGAGGAAAACAGCGGTGAGAAAAAGCTTGAGAGTGGAACAGTGCAAGCTTTTGCTGAACGCTTTGGAGACCTTGTCAAAGGCCTGAACTCTCCACCAGCTGAAATACAGGAACAGCAGAAGCCCCTCCCTCTCCCACCACTTCCACCCACCAAAACAGAGTCTGACCATATATGGGATCAACTAATGGTGAAGCCTCATGAGCTGCGCATCAGAGACATTGACTTCACCGATTTGGGTGATGAGGATGATCAGGACATCTTGGATTCAGGAGGTTTAATTGGGTCAGAAACTCTGGCTCCACCCCCACCTCCCCCTCCTCCATGCCCCTTCAACActgcccctcccccaccccctccaGCCCCTGGAGCTGGGCCAGCTCTGCCTCCTCCCCCTCAACCAGAGTGTTCACTcttccagaagaagaagaagacaatcCGTTTGTTCTGGAGTGAGGTGAGGCCGGACGAGTGGCGGTTTCTGGGATTAAGAAGGGGACACCTGTCCCTCTGGTCAAAACTGGAACCAGTGAAACTGGACATGAGCAAACTGGAGCACCTATTTGAGAGCAAGTCCAAGGAAATGAATGTAATCAAGGTAACCATTccataattttatttacattctgtAACTTTCCATTTGCAGAATGTAggggatgttggtgtgtgatgcgggatgttggtgtttgatttaGGGTTGGGttggttactattatgctagttttagggttgggctagagttactataatgcaagtgttaggttTTGgctatagtaaccctagccaaactcTAACGCTCGCATAatggtaaccctagccaaacgcTAAAACtcccccaaccctaacactcacattatagtaacctagcccaaccctaactctagcacaatagtaaccccagcccaaccctaacactagcattatagtaaccctagccaaactcTAACACCCGCATAACAGTACccttagcccaaccctaacactagcggatgttggtgtttgattgAGGATGTTGCTGTTTGATAgagatgttggtgtttgatgcttaattttggtgtttgatggggatgttggtgtttgattggtgatgatggtgtttgattggggctgtttgtgtttgatggagatgttggtgtttgatgctgAATTTTGGTGTTTGATAGGGGAAGTTGGTGTTTGATTGGGGATGTTGAATGATTGgggatgttggtgtttgattggggatgttggtgtttgataggggctgttggtgtttgatggggatgttagtgtttgattggGGACGTTGGTGTTTGgggatgttggtgtttgactggggatgttggtgtttgattggGGATGTTGGTTTTTGgggatgttggtgtttgattggggatgttggtgtttgatggggatgttggtgtttgataggggatgttggtgtttgattggGGATGTTGGTGATTGGttatgttagtgtttgattggGGATGTTGGTTTTTGgggatgttggtgtttgattggggatgttggtgtttgattggggatgttggtgtttgataggagatgttggtgtttgattggggatgttggtgtttgattggggatgttggtgtgtgatggagacttttggagtttgtttttgtctgagaATTCTGGAATTTGCTCATggaattatttatgttttgataCCTTCCCTCTGCAGAATGTTTGTGGTTAATGGAGAATGTTGATGAATGTTGGTCTTTGATTGAGAATTTTGGCATTTGGATTTTGGAGAATGTATGTGGTTGATGTATAATGGTGCGTGCTGTTTTTCTGATGGTGTATGTTGGtatttgagagtgtgtgtttgagtaagAATGCTGTGTAGATagaaatgttggtgtttgtatGCATTTATTTGTAATCAGTTCATTTTGATGGTGTTTAATATGTTTACTAGagatctttttctttctttgtaatgGTTTCACatgtatgttgtgttttttagaAAACAGTAGTGGATAGTAAAAGGCAAGAGATCATTGTCCTGGATTCCAAACGCAGTAATGCCATTAACATCGGGCTCACTGCGCTCCCTCCACCACGAACCATCAAAGCCGCCATACTCAACTTTGATGAATATGCACTCAACAAGGAGGGCATTGAGGTGAAAAGTCCATAGTCGTgtgcacacacagtcacatttacagtataatgGTGAGTTATAAACTATATAGATTATACTCACCAATCATTGCTCTTTGTGTCTATTCTGTAGAAGCTCCTGATGATGGTTCCAACTGAAGAGGAGAAGCTGAGGATTCAGGAAGCTCACATGTTGAATCCTGATGTTCCTTTGGGCAGTGCTGAGTCCTTCCTACTAACTCTCTCTTCCATCAGTGAACTCTGTGCTCGCCTCCACCTTTGGGCCTTTAAAATGGACTATGAAACCattgaaaaagtgtgtgtgtgtgtgtttgatgggtTTGAATTTTGGCTTTGCCTGTGAGGGCCTTGCTGATGATCCCTGGTCAAACTGTTATACTGGCAGCATTGTTTCCTGTTTGAAAGTGCCTTGTGGCTAATTATTTAATTGGTGGTGGTGTTTCCTGTTTGGCAGGAAGTGGCAGAGCCTTTACAGGACCTGAAGGAGGGCATGGAGCAGCTGGAGAAGAATAAGACATTCCGCTACATCCTCTCAGCTGTGCTTGGTATTGGAAACTTTCTCAACGGATCTAAAGTGAGTGATGAGTACTGTTAATAGCACTAATAGTGGTTAGCAAAACAAATTAGTTTGAGGTATTTGATGATGCCAGTGTTGCAGTGTTGCTCGCATGGGCCCAAAGTCTTGTTTTCTACTTTAGTCTTATAGATACAGTGTTAAAACTAAGGACAAATCCAAGTAAGCCAAATGACAGTTTTGATTTGGGcatttgtgtctgtttgtgtgtgtaggctaAAGGTTTTGAGCTGAGTTACCTGGAGAAGGTTCCAGAGGTGAAGGACACAGTCCATAAACAATCTCTACTGCACCATGTCTGTTCAGCAGTAGTGGAAAACTTCACAGATAGTACAGACCTTTACTCGGAGATTGGCGCTATTACACGCTCTGCTAAGgtatacacacgcacatgcaaGTATACACATAGTCAAAAATTTGCTGGAGGTTTATCAGCTTCCTTCTGAGGCAGGGCCcttcaaaacattcacatactcatacacacttAGGGGTAACAGAAATatactttacagaaatatataagaTCCGGatataatttttacatttataaatgtatccctcatgagcagccagaggtggtgaggaaaaaccttctgagatgatatgagtaagaaaccttgagaagaaccagactcaaaagggaaccatctgggtgacaccggatataaattaataaatccCTTCCTTAACTGTGTACTACagtagtgcagttgtgtaaccaggacaTTCAGTacagttttaacatgaagttttttttgttgaacttttccacagttcactgatggagacttgtgCAAAActgccatcttcatggtttctaAGTGTACGTTTAGGTTGTACATTTGGGGCCTtcctcagcagcagcgagtgatttccaagtgatgagaactcAAATGAGATGTAGGGCATCAGgttggatcaggcaggtccggagagcagcaAGGGTCAGGAttactggtatctcaggagtagcatGTGAAATGCCcgaaaaaggtaaaaaaaaaacattcagaaaccaagtgggaaaaaataagtacacccttcctacttcAGCAGTCATTAAGACGCAATTAGCAGCCAGGtattactaatgaaatgcacaagattagtTATCTTTAAGAAAGCTGATATTTgggcagtttggtgttctgaaGCACTCGGGTGTGTGTCTACAccatgccaagaagaaaggacatcagccatgacctcagagaagcaattgttgctgctcatcaatctgggaagggttataagacCATCTCCAAACtatttgaaattcaccattctacagtgaggaggattgtttacaaatggagagccttGAAGACAGTTGTCAGTCTTCCCAGGAGTGAGTGTCCTAGTAAACTCAGCCCAAGATCAGACTGTTTAATGCTCagacatataaataaaaacacactatctacatcatgtgacctacaggcctctgtacacacacagggcggttgtgtctcaggtggtagagcgggttttccactaatcgtagggttggaggttcgattcccggcccacatgactccacatgccgaagtgtccttgtgcaagacactgaaccccaagttgctcccgatgggaagttagcgccttgcatggcagctctgctaccactggtgtgtgagtgtgtgtgtgaatgggtgaatgagacacaatgtaaagagctttggataaaagtgctatataagtgcaccatttaccatgtagtttatgtttatgttcatgatagcacaatcagaaaaagtaaAGAGAGTTGTAGCTGCTCCCAAACTTATTCTTCTGGTCAGATTAAAATGTACGCTTCAACTGATGTTTGTCGTTTCTTTTATTGCATTCCTTCACAACTTAAGCGCATTCActcaccgtcaaacaccatgAAAAATGCGTGCGCCTTCCGACCAGAGATCTAGGAGTAGCTGTAACGctttactgtttaattattcTCTTCTTTAGCATCTAACTCCGTGTACAGCGTAGCACCAAAAACTGCATACACATTTTTGCACTGCTATTAGTTAGGCTAATCACATGACCACAGtaacttaaattaaatgcagCTCACTAGTTTAACCTGTAGGTGTCACTATTTCTGCAAcccttgtaaaacaaaactcacATAGGCaaattattgttaatatttatattgcattattgtaataacaacaacataacaaataaatactttaaaggcttaaagaaagaaaagacccaTACATGTTTTAAGCGACAGCTACAAGAGTGCTGTAAGTCACTCTGTAAGACCAAGTGACCAGAGGAACTAGATCATTGCCAAAGACAGGGTAGGGACTGGGTCATTAGAGGGCAAGGAGACGGTGAAATGGGAAATCAGGAGCTCAGACTGCAGCGAAAAGAGAAATTTTACACTCGCAAATATTCATGCACATCTACCTACAGTACAAACGCACTGTTGTTCTGAAGAATGTATGAATTCCTCTCCAGGTGGACTTTGACTTGCTGCAGGAGAATCTGGCACAGATGGAACGCCGCTGCAAAGCATCATGGGAAAATTTGAAGCTGATTGCTAAGCACGAGATGAAACCAGCACTCAAGCAGAAGTTGACTGACTTCCTGAAGGACTGTGCAGAGAGGATTATCATATTGAAGACTGTCCATCGCCGCATTATCAATcggtaacacaaacacacacacacacacacacacacacacatatagatagatactgtatgttcattgtgagcattgtgggtaatttaTAAGCTCATGTGTTACACACTGAGCATAACAACATATAAACACTTCAGAATGAATTCCGACCTTCAAGATATCTAGTTTGAATGGATTCTGTGAATTGTAGTGCTTTGGACTGTCTACTAGTAAGAACCCCAGTTAGACATAAATTCCAGAATTGGTGTTGGAACTCTTTTTGATTATAGgggcggctgtgtctcaggtggtagagcgggttgtccactaatgattcccggcccaccacatgccgaagtgtccttgggcaagacactgagccccaagttgctcatgatggcaggctagtgccttgcatggtagctgaAGCTCTGCAGCTCTGCtcccactggtgtgtgagtgtatgtgaatgagtgactgagaaacagtgtaaagtgctttgtagaaccactaaggttaaaaagcgctatataagtgcagaccatttaccatttatggtCAATAGGAAACACACCCAACCATTCAAATTTTCTATTCACCATTTTTCATAAATTACCTTTCTTGCAGGTTCCATGCATTCCTGCTCTTTCTCGGTCACCCAGCATTCGGAATTCGTGAGATCAGCGTTCATCGGTTCTGCAAAATCATTAGTGAATTTGCACTGGAGTACCGAACCACACGAGAGAGAATACTCCAGCAAAAACAGAAACGAGCTGACCATCGTGAGAGGAACAGAACACGCGGCAAGATGATCATGGACATCAATGCCACAGTGAGTGACCATAATCTGaccttttctgtattttaagTGTCATTGACTGAAAGCAGTAACGACGGAATTTAATGTTGGATGAAGGTTTTAATTTTTTCAGTAGCTGacggttgtgtgtttgtgtccccAGTAAAGCTCTAATCCTTTGTTTTACTAGTATTGTGGACTCCAGTCACATGACTAAGACTTGAGTCACAAATTTCCTGACTTTcgactcaattaaaaaaagacatgtgACTCGACTCTTGACATCAGAGTTGTGACTTCACTTGGACTCAAGCCCTATTATTTGGaaagacaaattttcaaataaaaaatgaaaaattatacTTGTAAAAGTGTGCAGTGAACCAACTATTCTTTTTCCCCAACAAACAATTAATTTTCAGCAAAACAGCATAAATCTTCATTTCCAAGGTCAACATTCAGACAGCTGATCAGCTTGCACTAGACTACTACAAAGTTGAAAGACTTTGCATTCCCCGATGAAAGAATCACTGTGTGGTAGCCATGCTCTCAAAAATAGAAAATTTGCCTACAAAGATTGTGTTGTTTGCAGCAACAAAAGGATAGCAGCATGTAGAACCTGTGGTTCTAGCATATCAGATGCAAAAGCAACAACCTCAAATGTTGTTGAGCATTTGAAATTGAACAAAAGCAAAGACAAATTGAACTGAGATAGAATGTTACACTTGGTGGAAATACTCTACACGTCATCTCATgtgaaattgaactgaattataAAGTTTTTATTGTAAAGGTTATGCGTGTTTCAAGTATCTACTGTATAAATTTCTATTAAGTCATAAAGTTTGTCTAGAAAGTGATGAacaccaatttttaaaaaaaaaaaaaaggctgcatgatataaaaaaaaaatagtatacTGATTATTTCTCAGATCTTAAATTTGGTAGAGAACACATTATGTCTTGATTATGGCTCGAATCTTGAAGTTAAGGACTTGTTATTATTTATCAGTCTTGACTTGGGACTCAAGGGAATGCCAACACCTGAGTAGTTTATTGGGGCATCTATTAATTGTAGCTTAGAAAGTATATCCAGTataacagtaaatgtaaatgtttaatacaAAATAGTATATAACAGAAGAAACATAACAGGAAGTAGATAGAGTATATAACATGAGTAATAAAACCCAGATACTGCATAAGACTACAGgaaaacaagagagagaaaataaataacagaagtAAGATTGACAGAAAATAGATGTATATACAGAGTAAATATAACAGGAAgtgattatacagtatattaaaacaTAACACAGATAACATCATGTGTGAGTGTTTGGCCTTAACCAATTAGAAAGCTGTAATTTTGTCAACATACAGGATCCATGCACATCAGATCTATTTATTGATTCAGTTCTTACTTCCTGTCCCTCTCCTCTACTCTGTAGAcagatgatgaagaagagaaTGGGGTATGACACTGTGTATACatctctgtgtgcatgtgtgagcatTGGCTCTGCAGTGTACTAACAACCACGCCGAGTACGTGGTATAATTCCATCACTGCTAATCAACACTTTACACTGATTTAACTTTAACTTAAAGTTAAATTTAACTTgtgctgtctgtgtggtttaTCATGggtgtaataattataatgtgaATGgatgtaataattataatttacataaacacatacatatcaaaaagaaaaaagtaaattagagtatgttttgtttttttttgtttttttgtttgtttttttttacaactacTACATTCATAATTGGACTACACTACCTTTATTTATCCTTATGCAAATTGTGCCAGTATCTGGCCAACTCCTATCTCTGACACTTGCCTTTGCCATCTGAGTTATGCCATGCcattgtttcagtgtttaaaaatcAGATGAGCCATGCCAAATTTCAGTTCAGAGAAATTCATCTCCAtgaacagtttttatttcagctgATATGAAATCCTGCATTTACTCACCTGCTCCTTACTATTGTGAAATAGTAAAGAAAATCTAATACCTAGTTTTGACTGCATTAATGCGGTCCACTTTTTGGTTATttctatgtttgtttgttttttacacagACAAGTCAGGGAGCTGGAAGCAGCTGCAGCAGTAGTGTCCCTACAGTAAGAAAAAGTGAAATGCAGGGACTGAACCATGAGGAAGATGCAGCAGAGCATGAAAATATGAAAGCAATACTAAAGAGAAGCCAGCAGGGTAGCAGCACTAACCGGTGCGGAGTACCGGGATTACGCACACGGACAAGGGCAAGACCCAGCAGAAGTAAGAACCAAATACATGCACTCATAGTCCATAATGCCACAAATGCTCATACATTAAGTATCATACTAAATATGATCAGTTTCTGAGGTACAAATGGAACAGGTGAGGCAAGATTCTGAGGTACAGATGGTACAGGTGAGGCAAGATTCTGAGGTACTGATGGTACAGGTGAGGCAAGATTCTGAGGTACAGATGGTACAGGTGAGGCAAGATTCTGAGGTACTGATGGTACAGGTGAGGCAAGATTCTGAGGTACAAATGGTACAGGTGAGGCAAGATTCTGAGGTACAGATGGTACAGGTGAGGCAAGATTCTGAGGTACTGATGGTACAGGTGAGGCAAGATTCTGAGGTACAAATGGTACAGGTGAGGCAAGATTCTGAGGTACAGATGGTACAGGTGAGGCAAGATTCTGAGGTACAGATGGTACAGGTGAGGCAAGATTCTGAGGTACTGATGGTACAGGTGAGGCAAGATTCTGAGGTACAGATGGTACAGGTGAGGCAAGATTCTGAGGTACAGATGGTACAGGTGAGGCAAGATTCTGAGGTACTGATGGTACAGGTGAGGCAAGATTCTGAGGTACTCATGGTACAGGTGAGGCAAGATTCTGAGGTACTCATGGTACAGGTGAGGCAAGATTCTGAGGTACTCATGGTACAGGTGAGGCAAGATTCTGAGGTACTGATGGTACAGGTGAGGCAAGATTCTGAGGTACTGATGGTACAGGTGAGGCAAGATTCTGAGGTACTGATGGTACAGGTGAGGCAAGATTCTGAGGTATTGATGGTACAGCTGAGGCAAGATTCTGAGGTACACGTGGAACAGGTGAGGCAAGATTCTGAGGTACACATGGAACAGGTGAGGCAAGATTCTGAGGTACAGATGGTACAGGTGAGGCAAGATTCTGAGGTACTGATGGTACAGGTGAGGCAAGATTCTGAGGTACTGATGGTACAGGTGAGGCAAGATTCTGAGGTACTGATGGTACAGCTGAGGCAAGATTCTGAGGTACTGATGGTACAGGCGAGGCAAGATTCTGAGGTATTGATGGTACAGGTGAGGCAAGATTCTGAGGTATTGATGGTACAGGTGAGGCAAGATTCTGAGGTACTGATGGTACAGGTGAGGCAAGATTCTGAGGTATTGATGGTACAGGTGAGGCAAGATTCTGAGGTATTGATGGTACAGCTGAGGCAAGATTCTGAGGTACACATGGAACAGGTGAGGCAAGATTCTGAGGTACAAATGGTACAGGTGAGGCAAGATTCTGAGGTACTGATGGTACAGGTGAGGCAAGATTCTGAGGTACTGATGGTACAGGTGAGGCAAGATTCTGAGGTATTGATGGTACAGCTGAGGCAAGATTCTGAGGTACTGATGGTACAGGTGAGGCAAGATTCTGAGGTATTGATGGTACAGCTGAGGCAAGATTCTGAGGTACTGATGGTACAGCTGAGGCAAGATTCTGAGGTACAGATGGTACAGCTGAGGCAAGATTCTGAGGTACAGATGGTACAGCTGAGGCAAGATTCTGAGGTACAGATGGTACAGGTGAGGCAAGATTCTGAGGTACAGATGGTACAGGTGAGGCAAGATTCTGAGGTACTGATGGTACAGGTGAGGCAAGATTCTGAGGTACAGATGGTACAGGTGAGGCAAGATTCTGAGGTACTGATGGTACAGGTGAGGCAAGATTTCAAGGTACAGATGTTACAGATGGTACAAGTCATAATTTTACAGAGCATCAAATAAAATTCTGATGCTCTGTTTTAATTTTTGACACACCAGTGAAATGTTTGTCACATCCAGGTCGTACTGCGGCAGCATCAGCAAATGAAGATAGCATGACCAACGATGCAGCTGATGAGATCATGGAACGAATAGTACGTTCGGCTACACAGAATTCACAAGATCGCACCCAACCACGTGAACGGAGACGCTCCCGCGCCAACCGTAAATCATGTATGTTAGAAATTACCTACCAGCCAACCTCAATTTACACATGGTAATGTGTCAGTATGAGCTGAATGTGAGTGGTAATAAATCTCATCTACATTATATCCTGATCacctcactctcattctctctttctctcttagtGAGGAGGACATTAAAGAATGATTTGACCCCAGAGGAGGCACAAGCCCTTTGTTTGGAAGCCTTGGTGATGCAGGTGTGACGATATAACCTTTATAATCTTTACACAAACACGTACGCCTATCACTACTGTAGCAGTGATACCATTTTTGAGTGGGGGAGTCTGTATTAGATTTTTGAGATCAGGGTTGCAGTGCACCagtaagtttttttgttttaacctgTAGCATCATTACTGTTTGTGGGTGTAAACGTATTGGTGCTGCACAAGCATTTTTTGCTGGTTGTATTAGGTATAGGAACTGaagtttgtggttttttttgtttgtttgtttttagaatcACTTTAGTGTTTTCTGTTtctaacatttattttctttcttttgtagtGATGGATTCAATGCCATTGTAGAGTAAATGCAGAATATCTCCACAGGAACAGAAAAACAAGCAAGACTGTACTGTTATTTGCAAAGAATTTCTGATTTATGAAAAATTTAgtaaaaatatgataaaaataagTTAGACTTGCAGTATTCCTTTAATAATATTGCGTTGGGTAATACACCCCCTTTCAGCAACTCGTGTTGAATTTTCTTTTATGAGAGGGATTTACACaaggattttttgttttgtttttagggatttttctatattttgaaGTGTCCTGAAAGCACTAGAAAGTGTTCACTATTAAAACTGAACGAGTGAAATGACCCCTATAATGAGTGAGGGGATTCAAACCAGGGAAAGTGGATGAGGGTGCATTAAAATGAGTATTGAAACACAGcctctttttcactctctgtAGTATGTGGGCTTTAAACATTGCCTTTCATTAT
Proteins encoded in this region:
- the fhod3a gene encoding FH1/FH2 domain-containing protein 3 isoform X1 gives rise to the protein MATLFECRVQFLDDIDPFNSTNFPEPARPPRYSFRQDAPLGDQLAAVHALLRPPHKLDDCALQLSHNGTYLDLESSLDEQIDELEGFQQDDCGVKGKKHSIILRTQLSVRVHACIEKLYDCNGRDLRRALFSLKQIFQDDKDLVHAFVMAGGLTCLIKVGADADQNYQNYILRAVGQIMLYVDGMNGVIGHPETIQWLYILIGSKFRLVVKTALKLLLVFVEYSESNATLLIQAFNAVDAKRGQKRWSNAMEILNEKDGMDTELLVYTMSLINKTLAALPDQDSFYDLVDVLEEQGIELMTSRYSTHRSTDPELREQIRIYEVTLQHEDGDDEGQALPTDLRSTVGRAKGQGLERRRSRRHSLGRTGHDSPLSPESSHRTNLNRSEQRQVRSFSTLSAPPTPNNQQNDRPPLLLSSSYRQHQESLAAERERRRIEREERLQRIEREERNRHSRDYAVNREEARLAREERFKTAERLAAEEYERERAPHGFSGICQSSQDDTPTFAMSQEVLDVSTISHLPDDELESDLLSHSEPEQKEHEEEEEEISAEQVMEEAEEEGEEPVEEGEEPETEVEEPDNNTQDTEVEDSGILSDKERQDEEVNEKDNCSASSISSSSTLERETGLSSEQCRDILNSKLFMLDMLYSQSMKPSEEEEEEEAENEKEAGTQENESVESLVVGGSNMSEENSGEKKLESGTVQAFAERFGDLVKGLNSPPAEIQEQQKPLPLPPLPPTKTESDHIWDQLMVKPHELRIRDIDFTDLGDEDDQDILDSGGLIGSETLAPPPPPPPPCPFNTAPPPPPPAPGAGPALPPPPQPECSLFQKKKKTIRLFWSEVRPDEWRFLGLRRGHLSLWSKLEPVKLDMSKLEHLFESKSKEMNVIKKTVVDSKRQEIIVLDSKRSNAINIGLTALPPPRTIKAAILNFDEYALNKEGIEKLLMMVPTEEEKLRIQEAHMLNPDVPLGSAESFLLTLSSISELCARLHLWAFKMDYETIEKEVAEPLQDLKEGMEQLEKNKTFRYILSAVLGIGNFLNGSKAKGFELSYLEKVPEVKDTVHKQSLLHHVCSAVVENFTDSTDLYSEIGAITRSAKVDFDLLQENLAQMERRCKASWENLKLIAKHEMKPALKQKLTDFLKDCAERIIILKTVHRRIINRFHAFLLFLGHPAFGIREISVHRFCKIISEFALEYRTTRERILQQKQKRADHRERNRTRGKMIMDINATTDDEEENGTSQGAGSSCSSSVPTVRKSEMQGLNHEEDAAEHENMKAILKRSQQGSSTNRCGVPGLRTRTRARPSRSRTAAASANEDSMTNDAADEIMERIVRSATQNSQDRTQPRERRRSRANRKSLRRTLKNDLTPEEAQALCLEALVMQV